In a genomic window of Solidesulfovibrio fructosivorans JJ]:
- a CDS encoding VanZ family protein, whose translation MIETPLFRRVVLAVWLVSVAATISVSLLPRLELPIDFWNADKLYHAATYAWLGGLPLWGFVRGGRARAAAYAMIGLGCLLEWGQSFVPGRSASLGDAVANALGVFVGIWLSEALMCRLRGHQGLRDEA comes from the coding sequence ATGATCGAAACGCCGCTTTTCCGCAGGGTGGTCCTGGCCGTATGGCTCGTTTCCGTGGCCGCCACGATCTCCGTGTCGCTTCTGCCGCGCCTGGAGCTGCCGATCGATTTCTGGAACGCGGACAAGCTCTACCATGCCGCGACCTACGCCTGGCTCGGGGGGCTGCCGCTGTGGGGATTTGTCCGTGGCGGGCGCGCCCGGGCCGCCGCCTACGCCATGATCGGCCTGGGTTGTCTTTTGGAGTGGGGCCAGTCGTTCGTGCCGGGACGCTCGGCCAGCCTGGGCGACGCCGTGGCCAATGCGCTCGGCGTTTTCGTCGGCATCTGGCTGTCCGAGGCGCTCATGTGCCGCCTGCGCGGCCACCAAGGGCTTCGCGACGAGGCCTGA